The DNA segment TTTACTACTGGATAGAGGAGTGCGAAAAAGAATAGAAAGGGTTGGGGTTGATTGTTTATTTAAACCTTGTATCGATTCTATATTCTCCAATAGTGATTTTGTTGTTGCTAATTTAGAGTGTCCTGTTACAAAGATTCACCAACCTATTTATAAAAAATATATTTTTAGAGGTGAACCTGAGTGGTTAAAAAAAATAAAAGAACATGGTATTACACATTTAAATATGGCTAATAACCATGCTATGGACCAAGGTAGAAGAGGAATTGTAGATACTAAGAGGAGTATTATAGCCAACGGAATGGTTGCCGTTGGAGCAGGAGAAAATGCATCTTCTGCATGTAAACCTGTTATGATATGTGAAAATCCAAGGAAAGTTTACTTAATATCCTCTTTGTTAGTGCCTTCTGAAAATTGGACTTATATGCAAGATAAGCCATGTGTTTGTGAAGCTTCTATTAGTGAAATAGCTCAGGAAATTATAAACCTAAAGACAAAAGAGAAAACAGCTCTTGTATTAGTGCAGTTACATTGGGGTGCAGAGAATACTTTAAAACCAATTGTCTCTCAAAAACAACAGGCGTATCAGTTAATAAATGCAGGCGCCGATATGATTATTGGTCATCATTCCCATACAATTCAAACTATAGAATATTACGATAATAAACCTATCTTTTACAGTATTGGTAATTTTATCTTTGATGCAAACAAAGCAAAAAATAAGAATGGAATTTTAGTACAAATAAAAGTAACAAAGAATGAGTTTTGTGTTGATTATAAAAGGTTTGAGATTGAAAAGTGTAGTCCTGAAATTGTAAAATAAATCAATTCCTATGATGCAAAGATGGTCAATTTTACTTGTTGTAAATATTTAATCAACCAAACGGTGCGCAGACCCCCATTTATCTAAACGATATAGAATATCTTCAAGTGATTTGCCTCTTACACTTAAATAATATTCTACTTTCGGAGGTACTACAGGATAAACTTTTCTGCATATT comes from the Saccharicrinis fermentans DSM 9555 = JCM 21142 genome and includes:
- a CDS encoding CapA family protein, with translation MVKAKFLGIGILGAVFIACSCVADKSSTTITFVGDLLLDRGVRKRIERVGVDCLFKPCIDSIFSNSDFVVANLECPVTKIHQPIYKKYIFRGEPEWLKKIKEHGITHLNMANNHAMDQGRRGIVDTKRSIIANGMVAVGAGENASSACKPVMICENPRKVYLISSLLVPSENWTYMQDKPCVCEASISEIAQEIINLKTKEKTALVLVQLHWGAENTLKPIVSQKQQAYQLINAGADMIIGHHSHTIQTIEYYDNKPIFYSIGNFIFDANKAKNKNGILVQIKVTKNEFCVDYKRFEIEKCSPEIVK